ggcggtgggtccttagcttgttctgggtcttcggcagcacttcggcggtgggtccttcagtgccgccgaagatctggagtgagtgaaggacccgccaccaaagtgccaccgaagactcggagcaccgcccggtgagtacaagccccacgtgtttttcttaacatgtttttttttgtttgtttgtttgtttgttttgtcttccctgccggggccccgttgaaactgttcgaattgggccctggacttcctaaagccagccctgctctttgatgtaatcttgtttatttacaaggaatgtacaaagtcctgcttctcagAACACAGGAAGACCTAaaaacaaaaggagcagtttcttaatTTACAGTCCCaaagcctctttagccaacacTAGACCAAAatctctctagctttttccagggtaaCACTGTGCTTGCAGgctactgcttggctttcttcctttttgactctgcctctctctctgttctccggtTCTGCATGTTCTCTCTCACACGTGGTTACAATACCCAGTAGAATTACCCACACCCACATGGTACTAGTTTCTGGGCAGGCTCTAATAGGCCTCGTTTTAGGGGTAGCCCCTTTATCATCTCTTACAAATAACTTAATTGAAGGGTGTTTTCATACATCAATTTGaatgaggttttaactcaacccacaAAAAGGTTTCCCCTGGTTCACTGGGGTGTTGAGACTAAATTAATTGATTCCACCGCACTTTAAGCTCCTCAGATAAAGGATGCAATAGAAGTGCAAAGTTATATATTTAAACAGCCTAATCTCCTCTCTGGAAAGATGGAGATGATGCTGGTTATGGTACCTCTTCCAGTACCATACTGTTAGATACTCCCCCCTTTTGATCTTCGTACCACAGTTTCATCCTCAGATTAGTTGTGCAATACCAGAATTTTACACTTGCCTGCAAAGTTTGTGGGTTAAGATGGCCAAACCTGTTTTACTACTTCTAAGTGCACAGCTTTACTTGGCAAAGTAGCTCTTGTTAAGATGAGGTTGGGTAGTTGTATAGCTGAATTTCCCACAGGCCATTATTTATTTAATGCTCTACGTGGCCTCTTACAAACAGGTTAGAAAATAAAGGCCCTACCCTGCAAAGCTTACAGTCTGACTGCAGGAGACAGAATGTAATTAAATGGAGCCGAGAATCAGCGCAGAATGTGATGGAGACCTCAGACCTAAAGTAACCTCATTAGGAACACAGACAGTGTTTTAATGTGAACAGCTCTGAGCATTTTGCATCTCCAAGGCACTTTTACAAATGATCAACATCAGCCAGAGCTTGCAAAATTCTAtttatccacttttttttttttttttaaatacaggataTACAATATCAGGAGCTTTTTCATCATCGTGGTAAAGAGCAGGGGGAGCACATTTGTGCATAGGCTGGTAATTTTTTTTGGAGTATTCTGAACGAgtaaattaaattattataaatagcttaatttttatttggtggagaattaaaaaaaaatctggtttcagCATAGCTTCAGTGAGAGCTCAGGTCATAGCGTGGTTGTAAATAAAGGATCCTATCCTTTGTTGTCATCCCCCTCGAAGTCAGTGGCAGCTTTGCCATGGACTTTCAGCTTTTCCACCCACTCACCCTTCCGCACTTGCCACCCGAGCGCTCTGGTAAATTGTAACCCGTACATGGCTTGCGCTTCCCCCCTTCCCAGTCGCGCAGACTTTAACCGGGAACTCCACAGAGGCAGGGGAAGTGTTTCAACGTTCCCCGGGCGCCCCCTCCGCTGTACGAACGTTCTCCCGGTGGAACGCCGAGCAGCAGCCCCGCGCCACCAGCGTTCTGTGGGTGGAACCCTCCGCTGTACGAACGTTCTCCCGGTGGAACGCCGAGCAGCAGCCCCGCGCCACCAGCGTTCTGTGGGTGGAACCCTCCGCTGTACGAACGTTCTCCCGGTGGAACGCCGAGCAGCAGCCCCGCGCCACCAGCGTTCTGCAGGCAGAATCCGCACCAGCAGCCCCTAGTGTAAACGCGTTCCACAGCGAGGAGCAAGGCCCAGGAGTGGCTGACCGAATGGCTGATAGGAGGCGCTACGCCGCCCACCACCCTTGGCTCGGCTCCTCCTTCCCGCCGCCCGGCCTATTGTTGACAAACCAGGTGCGGGGAGAGTCCCGCTCGGCATCGGTTGCTGGCGCTCCGGGAACCCTTCGCCCGGCAGCTGTCAGCGCCCAGCCGCGAGCGGGGCGAGCCAGCGAGGGGCAGGGCGCTCCGCCGAGCTCATGTGGCAAACGTTGGCAATCGCGTCGGTGTTTTTCCCAGGTCTCTTCGCTCTGTCCGTTCGGAGTCTCGGCTGGGCTGCCCCGGCATGGAGCCTCAAGGACCGGatcctcttcagcagcaggtAGTGGGGGCATGAAGGAGTCATCTGGAGTCTCTTAGACGACTGGCTAGGTCGGCACAGCTGGCTGCCAACATGTGGGAGATACAGCACAGTGCTGCTGGCATGGGGGCAGTGATGGGCTTAGCCAGGACAGGGTAGCATGTGTGTGAGACATTGATCTAGGTCCCACTGGCATGAGCCTGACACGGGCAGCATGTATGAGAGACACTAGATCTATTTTGATGGTGGCATGCAGCGTCCAGGCACCGCCTGCTGTagtgaaaggcaggctgcatccacacgtGTCAGTGTGTAGCTTCATGCGGGTGGAGCATTGTGCAGTGTGGGGGGGGTCGGGGGCgctggcaggaggcagcaggacTCAACGCTGTTAAAATAGCCATGTAGAGAGCCCGGGTAGGGTATGGACCCTGCAGGTTAAAGCATGTAGGGAACTCTACTCACCTAAGCCACTTCACCATCTCCACTATTGATACCTGTGCTAACTGGGCATGCAGCATCCACTCTACATGTAAGTATAGACATCCCTATCGATCTAGGACAGAACCGAGCAGCATTATCCTGACAAGGACAGAGTGTGCACCTGTGTAGATAAGATGGGCCCAGAACAGAAGACCTGGTGAGACTGTGTGATGCTGTGCAACACCCACCTAGAACAGCATAACATTTCTGACATGTGTAGACTGTGTCTATGCAACATGCCTCTAGAATAGTGTATAATTTCTGATTTGTGTGTTATGTACCTCTAGAATAGAATAGCACATTTCTAGTACCCCCTATGTTTGCATGATGTGCACCTAAAACATCACAGCATGGTTCTCAGATACAGTGTGTGTGAATGCAAGAGACATCCAGAAACAAACAGCATGTGAGGGATAACGATAAtcgctcaatggtttgagcattggcccgctaaacccagggttgttagttcagtccttgagggggccatctagggatctggggcaaaaatctgcctggggattgatcctgctttgagcagggggttggactagatacctcctgaggtcccttccaatcctgacatCTGTGGTTCAGCTCTGTGTTGTACTGTTTCATACCTACTCATACCTTTAGAATGCAAACTCTTTGGAGAAGGGACAGTTTAACATATCATAGTTCAGCTATGGGGCAAGACCATATGTATTTTAGGAACTCTGCATTATTATTTCCAGGGAATGTGTTTAATAGGGCTAGGCCTTGAAAAAAACTGcaggccatatcctcagctgatgATAAAGTGATGCAACTACTAGAGCCGTGTCAGTTTACATCACCCAAGGATCAGCATATTTCAGACACAAACACTGtatgtgggaggggggaaagaggtaCCATCACTTTTGATGCTAGAAGGGTGCAGAGTAGGTATCAAGTAAATATCCACCTTTTTGTCAGTGATCCCTCCAGCCATTGAGGCTCTTCCATTGTAGTCATAGCAAGATTACCAGCGGTATGATTTTCTTCTTATTTGTCAATTTCAGGATGGTGTCTTCTGTTCAAGCTACCATGGCTACTGTTTCTGGGATCATTGTTGTCCTTAATTGCAAGGATGTGGTACATGACAGGTAATTAAACCTAAGCTAAATTACAGCCAGTCTGCAATTTTGCAAAGGCTATACAAGAATCACGGAAAGGGGTGCTGGGCAGGCAGCCCGTAAATAGATTTTTATGATAAAGAGGAAGGGTGTCAGGGGTAGCTAGGAATAAACTTCCTGTGTTCTCCTTCCCTCACACTTCAAATCAGCTGTAAGGAAATGCTCCAGTAATGCCATTCTTTGAAAAGTGTTGGCTTTTAGAATGCTCTCAGACACTGTTAtaccattctttttttaaagtggaaatggGGTAAGGAAATCTCCCCCATCACTGATGCATTTTAGATTTTAATTTGCTCAGTtggccaaaaaggaaaaaatgaggaCATCAtcattttcccaacagatataAAACATACTTACTGAAAGTCCTAGCTCCTAACAAGAAAAACCTACTGAGAATGCTGAAAGTAGATGAGTTAAAGGCACTTTATATATACCATTTTTCACCCCAAAGGAAACAGCTCTACCAACTAGGGATGCATTATTAACTCAGAGGAGAGAATGGACTGTTTCTTGCAACATGTGGGTATTATTCGAGGTCTCCCATCCAACTATCACACTTGTTCAACTCTGTTTATTGTGTGAAACCTAAAGAGATCAGGCTAAGTCATAGGGCTGCGGGTCACagcttttcattataaaaaaatccattgcaTAGATAGGCCACAGTTAAAACCCTCTGTGGCTGCATGTGAACAGGTAAAAGTCCTGTTTAACATCATAGCTCAAGGCAATTGGAATATGTTTATCGATCTCACCCTTTCAGACTTAATACCTGGAGGGATAATTCAGGGGTTATGTACATACTacatcttagggctggtctacactacaggggaaaatcgatcttagatacgcaacttcagctacgtcaataacgtagctgaagttgaagtatctaagatcgaattactcaccgtcctcacggcgtgggatcgacgtccgcagcaCCCCCTGTCAATTCTGCAGCTCCgctcggcttggtggagttccggaatcgatataagcatgttcggggatcgatatatcgtgtctagatgagacacgatgtatcgatccccgagcaattgactGCTACCTGCCaatacagcgggtagtgaagacgtagccttaggtTGGTATGTGTCGCTCAGCGGTGTGAATAAGCACCCCCCCCGAGTGACGTCAGTTACACCAACCGAAGCGCCGGTGTGGAGAGCTGCTCCCGCCGATCGCGGAagctggagtcgacgggagagaaCTCTGCAATTCGCTTAGAGTATCTACACTAGCcgtgctacagcagcgcagctgtaagCTCTGTAATGTAGCCAGAGCCTTAGATTTTCAACCAATGTTTAACAGAGTTCCACATGGGAGTTGAGTGGCTATGATCATGGAACAGGCTAAGAAAGGGGTCTACACAGCCTGGAACTTGGTTACAAGGGAGTATCTCAAGATCACAGTAATTAGAAACTCGGTATCTATAGGCAAAGAATGATTATTTTGTTACCGGTACCGTGGCCCTTTTTAGAAACCCCGACCAGGACTGGGGCTACGTAGTgccaagtgctgtacaaatacagagtaaCCATGGACTGTAATGCTTtagtctaattttggttgttgggtttacactggggggctgctgtgatgcacaGGAGGAAGTAGATAAgctggtgatcccttctggcctgtcCCACCTGCCATCTGAAATAGGAATGGAAGGAAAATGTTTCTTTAGACATCGAGACACCAGAGGTTATTCAGACCTCAGAACACATTTCTGCACAGAAGTTATCGATCAGTAACATTCCCAGCAGTTCTTACAAGGGCTCCCCTCTCTTTGCAAGGCATCAGTTGTAGTTATCCCACGTTGTGCAATTGTGACACCAAGATACGCTGAGAACAGGCTGCCACATGCGGCTGTTTCCCCAATAACCCCACATCCTGGGGGATTTTATTGTATAAATAAAAAACTCTTGCGGTTCTCTCTCAGACCTGGCAGGCAGAAATCTCAAAAGTAACTAACAGGGATTAACTCagggatcccaaagtgctttccaaacagTAATGAATGTGGGTTAGTAAGCACTCTTGTCCTCATTTTACTGATTGAGAAACCGAGGCACACCAATGTTACAAGCCCAGTTCTACAAGCCACACTAGGTAGCATTTACTAGTGCCCTATCTGAATCTGCTCCTGCACGAAAGTACCTCTCTCTTCAAGCAAGGGCTGAAGAGCTCAATCCTGTAAGATGCTGCATCAGGACAAGAGCACTCAGAACCTGGCAGGACACTGGAGCTGCCTACTAACCTGCGGCAATGCTGAGGTAGCTTCTCAGCTAGTtagaactcaggactcctgggttctgttcttggctgtGGCACTGAAGTGACCTTGGGTAAGCAGCTTTGTCTCtgaatgcctcagtttctctgtctgttCAGCAGGAGGGCGATACCTTGGGGGAAGTGCTGTGAAATCCTCCGATAGGGGATGTTCTGCAGAGTAGCAGCCACAGCCTAGCTTATGAAGTAAAGATTGAACAAAATTGTAATGGAAATGTGAGCAACAGGGTAAAGTGGGTGCCCACGGCAGGTGTTGGCCTATTAGAGGCAAGTTTTCCTTTGGGCCTTGGAGACAATGGAGTTAGATCAGACTAAACCTGGAGTTTTATGCTGGCGAGCCAGGCACATCGATCTCCTCCATCTTCCAGCCATCCACGTGTGCACGAGGCTATAGTAATGCAAGATCACTTCCTCCCCTTAGGTACTGGCTTGCAGTAGAGTATGTTTGGGTCATCGTCCCATACATGATCTACGACATATATGTCATGTACCTCTGTCATTGGCACAAAAGCAAAGACACCTCGAAGAAGAAGCATTCACTGGCCAGCGTGAGGAGCTTCCTGGAAAAGGATCGCCTCATGGTGACGCACCATCTCTTCATTCTTGTCATCCTCACACCTGTTGCACAGGTAGGGGCAGCAATCAGGATTGCTAGTCTAACCGAACATAAGAGTGAGACACACAGTGAAGTGCTCACCTGGTTCCAGACCAGGACTAACGCATGGGCACATGCTGCCCTCAGTTGTGGTCTTTGTTGATTCCCATTACCTCCTGAGTAGTCTCTAAAcacaggggtgaaatcctggttctatAGAGAtccctgggagttttgccttggatttcacccttaattgtaccccactgcagcagctgggctccccaTACCCAGCTCCACCTCATCCACTTCACTCTGCTCCTGAACCATCCGTGCAGCTCCATGGTCATCCACCGTCAACCATTGCTCCAGGGCACCTTCTTCTACCAGGGAacgggtgctgagagccactgaaccaaactatcagagaggtagccatgttagtctggatctgtaaaagcagcagagagtcctgtggcaccttatagactaacagacttattgaagcatgagctttcgtgggtgaatcccgcTTAGTtggtgcatccgatgaagtgggtattcacccacgaaagctcatgctccaatatgtttattagtctataaggtgccacaggactctgaaCCAAAccgtaaaccctgtatataatggaaaccacaaatcggggtgctgcagcaccccctgcaccgctagttccagcatctattcCTGGAAAACACAGGGGACACAACATCTCTCCCATTTAGGACATTTCACAGACTGACTAGTAGGTGGGACTCTAAAGATGGGACAGCCAAAGTCCTCCACCTCCTTTTGCAGAGTCTACAAGCAGTACATGCCATGCTCTGCTCTGACTTATTCTGATCCTATCAAGACTGAAACCAGTTTAGTCTGAACATAAAATTTAGTCAAGTGGAAGCTTTAATCAGCCTGTGTACCTTTGATCTGTATCTATCACCATCGATTCGTATCTTCAACGAGCTTAAAAATCTTTGCTTCCAAGTCCACTTTCCAGGGCGGGGGAGAAAGGCACCTGGACCCAACAGAGAAGCTGCGATCCACATGATAATCCTTAAAGTTGCCTTCCTTCCAgttttgtttgggggagggggggcgtgAGCCAATGCCGCTGAAAGCACtgggaagcctccagctggcatcaCTGGGATTTGGACTCAACCTCACTTGGCCACGAAAAGATCCCTGCACTAATCACTCTGTTTTTTTTCTAGTACCTCAGAGGAGAGCTTGGAGATTTCTTTGTTGGTTGCATCTTTGTGGCGGAACTGAGCACTCCGTTCGTGTCACTGGGCAAAATCCTGATGCAGGTAGGCCTGGCCCATATGTATCTTTAAAAAGAATGGGGTGGGGTGTATTGTTTTACTCATGCTGCTCTCCCTCTAAATATTGGGATTAAAAAAGCCTTAATACTAAGAGCAAGGTTACCTGGGAAATTCATCAGTGGTTCTCATCCTTttccaccccaggacccaccTGGAACTGCTTTCCATCCAACTAGGAGCCCTCTTTCATTTAACATAGTGGGAAAAGCAGGTAGTCAGGACCCCCTAGCAGCTGTTTGTGATCCACACGTCTGGAAACCCCTGTTTTAAGGCCACACTGGCATCCTAGTTCCCACTTGCTTCCATCATACTGTAATCAAAGATAGATGGACTAAGTCCTCACTAACCAGTCACCAGCCAAAGAGCAGTAGCTCTCCTCACCAATCCTCTTTCTTTAGGAAATCCTTTGTCATCAGTCACTCTCCCCTCACAGGCTGTCTTGTccatgggcttgatccaaagctctttGGAGCcaatgagtctttccattgtcttctctgTGTACTAGCGCAGGTCCATAGATTGAAAGCTTTGAGGCAAGGACTGTTTCCCTACACGCCTGTATGTCTCCATGCATTACAATACTGCAGGGATAATAATCAGTGACATAGAAATGGACAGTCACTCTTTATATGCAGCATTTACCGtgcgttcccccccccccccgcttttgtTCCTTTTGCAGCTAAAAATGCAGGACACGCTTCTGCACAAGGTGAATGGGATTCTCATCCTGGTGACATTCTTCCTCTGCCGGATCGTCCTCTTCCCATTCATGTACAGGGCCTACGCCAGGCATATGGGGATTCCTATCTACATGGTGCCTTTCCACATCCCCATGCACTGCAACGTGGCCAATGCCTCTCTCATCGCCCCACAGCTCTACTGGTTCGTGCTGATCTGCAGGAAAGCTGTCCGACTCTACAGCAGTTCGCCGTCCGCCAAGAATAGATAATCGCCGGGAGAGGCTGCAGACCACAAGGTTTGAGACCAAGCCAGCATCATGGCTCTTCTCCCAGCTGCCTTGCCATTAAAATCAGTGTTGTAGGTACCAGGTTGGGACTGGAACATCATTGCCCATTAGTATTAGGAGGCTCTTTTACTTTAAAGCAGCTGTGTTGTCTCCGCTGCAGTTCAGGGAAGCAGCACCAGCCTGTTACAGAAGGACTTTCTTTCTGTAACACTCAAGTGTCCTGTGTCCTTCTGTCTGCGGGAGAACCTGGGTAGTGGGAGGGTTATGTAGTTGAAGCACTAAAGAGCCTCGCTGTGGTCAAGACTCTCTAGCTATTGGTCAGTGAAATGctagaggagagaggggaggcaaGAGGGTTGGTCATAAACAATCTGGTCAATTAATAGGTGAAATTGGCATTGAAAGACTATGGCACAGACCCAGACCTGGCCGAAGTGAGTGCAACGCCCACAGAagactctgggccaaattcagtgctgGGTGTAACCTGTGGGGGGGGTCACTGGTGTGATCTGACCATCTGTAGTTGTGGAAAACCAGTGTGTCATACATACTGAAGGGCAGGTCCACCTCGCTCAGGTTCTGAGTCATTCTGATTTACACCCTTCCAGCTCAGAGCAGAAGCTGgccctcagggaacagaaaagagGGTGATGTTCTGAACTGTCTGCTCCCCTTACATTGCTCTTCTGCCAttgctgaatttggtccattgccTCTGGGGAAGTTTCTAGTTGCTGCTAAGCACAGGTTTGTCCCTTGGCCACACTCCATGCAGACCTAAGTGCAGTGTTTCCCCAGGTCCGTGATTACCCAACCCACTGACTCAGCCCTGGTGAAAAGAACCAGAGAGAAGAAACTGGAGCTAGGAATTATACATGAAATGCAACAAGCTGCTGAAGGTGGCAGCACCAGAACAGTGGTCACTGACTGACACCCCTAGTCTAATCCTATGCCCACTTACACCAATGCTGACTTGGGCCCACAGTATCTGCTGCACTAATTGTTTCCCCTGACCCTGCTTAGTACCACACCCTCTGCAACACCAGCCCCAGACTGCAACACTTTGCTTAAGGCCGAGAACCAGATCTTTCTTTATAACCGTGGACTAAAGACCCTAGCAGGCGCACAAGCAAAACGCCAACCACTCTGAGCACACACCCGATGGACAATCACCATATGCACAAAAAACACCAGGACAGTCACTGGCTCTTTGTAACTTTTGGTGCCAGCACTAACGGGCTGCATTCGTCCCTGGAGAATAACTCCACAGAAGTGAGTAGCTCCACCAGGGACGAACCTGGCCCTTACCTATCTGTGGAGCAGGGAGTTTACAAAAGGATAAGCTGCCTTGTAGCTTTTATTCAGCCGCTGGGGAAGAGCTGAAGACTGTGTTTGAAAGCACTTAGCTGTCCGAATCCCAATTCCTTCAGGCATCAGGCCTTACCCTGGACGTAATCACATGTTCCTGGAAGAATAAAGGAATTGGCTCTTTCCAAGCTTCACTCTAACAAGGCGTCACTGCAATGACTGTCAGATTAGTAacgtgttttgtttttattattattatgaactACACAGGCCAGTCAGATGGGTGGGTTTCCACTTTGTAACATGCTCTCAGTGTTGCAGGCATTTTTATCTTGCTGCTTTTGTTACAAATAATTTGCCTTATGTAACGGAAAGGGAAAAAGCCCTTGAGGCATTTTAAAGTTTGCACTAACATTGCCCCTACTCACTACTCGCCTGTTGGAAGAGAGACCAATAAAGACCTCTTTTCAGAGCCACTGGATGGGGAATCTGTCTTGTACAACATGCACCTTCTGGGTAGAGAGGCTCTAGCTGTCTGAGGGGGAGTCAGGGTTACCAATCTGAATCCAGCCCAGCACAGAAGCAACCCAAATTCATTACCAAGCTGCTAGAGATTTGGGGGTGTCACTTAATTTTCCCCAGCAGGCAGGTGATGATGTCACAATCTGCCCATGAGGATCTAAGCCCCTTTTGCTGACAGTATTAGCAGGGGGCCCAGTTACTGAATAGCCAATGGAGGCTGAGTGTCTCTGGATTAGGGTTACAGGGCCATAGGTCTGGTGCGGAACTCCCTAACAGCAAACACAGTAACAAGATATTAAAAGGCCAGATTGGAGTTGCGGGTGCAAGTGAAGAACAACTAAAATGGAGGCTATTTTAACTGGCAGGTTTCACAGAGGACGCAGACATCAGTTTCTAAATGCACCATGACACTCTCAGGCATGTTAAGAAATACAGCTACACAAACAAGTCCAAAAGAAAAGGTTTATTATAGATGTTAAAAATCTCCAAGTAACGTCTCCTCATCTTTGTAGGGTTTAGGCTCTGTTCAACACCGGTGTGTCTCATTCTGTCATGCCTCTGGAGCTTTGATGATCTGTGGAGCCAAGTCATGCCGTTTCGCTCCATGTGTAATCTGTGACCTGCTTGCCACTTGGGATGGCTCACAGCTTGCTCAGCTTCTGCAGGAGCGTGGCCCGGAGCTCCTTGTTGCTGACGTTGTCGGTGATGGACTCCAGGAAGTGCTTCTCGTTGGCTTTCCTGAGTGCGCTGCTCAGGGACTTGTCGGAGGCACTGAGCATTTCGTACTGTGAGAGGATCTCCAAGGCCAGAACCAGGAGCGGCTCACCGGGGTGGTCATCTGGCAGCATGGCCACCACGTGCAGCACATGGCAGAACACCTGGATGTAGATGAAGGATACTTCCTGCGTGGGGTTCTTGTCGTCAGCAGAGTGCCAGTGAGAGAGGGAATCCCTCTTGACCGAGCCCAGCAGGTCAGTGAGGCTGTTGCTGTAGAGTCTCACCACGTGCTGCCAGGCTTCTGCTGGCagccagctggagcagctggagctgcagagcagctggaaTCCTCTCAAGAAGAGCACAGAGAACTGGAGATAATGGGCAAAAGGCTTGAAGTTGAGCAGTGGCATGTACTGCACGTACTCCAAAGTATAAGGTACGTGAAGgacctgcctctgcagcaggctTTCAATCACCTGCGTGAGTCTCTTCCATTCGCTGTGGCTGCACCACGGAAGGACCTGTATCAGGGCCACCAGGAACCCTTTGCTGAACAAGTTGACTTCTTCTGGGTTGTCCACATCAACGGTGAGGAGAGAGAGCATTTGCTCCCTCAGTGCTGTGGATATGCAGCAGCACTCCATCCAGGCCAGGAGCCCGCTGCCTGCCCCATATGCCGGGACGGGGCGGGACGTCCACTCGTCCTCTGAGAGCTTGCAAATTTGAAACAGGGTAGCCGGGACTTCGTTCTTAAAGTGACCTCCGAAAAGCTTCTTCAGCCGGAGACCAACAGTCCAGTCCAGCAGCTCGACCTTCCGGTGCAGCCACGCCAGCGAGTGGATCCACActtctggggagggggcagctttCTGCCCCACCATCTCACAGAGCTGAGAGAGGGTGGTGGCAATCAGGTCTTTGGACTCCAGCGAAGGGCAGTGCTGGTCCCTGAACCGGTGCCAGTACTTCGTGTAGCCATCCAGGAGCTTGCAGAGGCTCAGAAGGAGCGGGAAGGGGTAGCAGGACTTAAGCCACTGTTCCTCTGAATCAGGCTGGACCTCCAAAACCTTACTGAGGATCTGCAAGCTCAGCTCAACGTGAGCAAAGTCTGATTTCAAATGGGGAAGGACAAAGGCTTTGGTCACCTCTGCGGGGGAGAGAAGTGGATGACCTGAACTCGGCTGCATGAGAAAGGCCAAGAATTCTAAAAACTGCTCCTTTTCCTTAGTGGAGGAGAGTCTCCCCCAAACAGTCTCCTTAAGACATCTCTCTAGCAGGCTGCCCGACTGGTTTGGGTTGTCTCGTGCCTCTTGGAAGCTCAGCGCCGGGAAGGAGCACAGGATCTGTGCTAGGAACTGGTGCGTTCCCAGGTTGACGACAGCAAGGTTGCAGACCTTCTTCACAGTCGCCTCCGGGTGGAGCAGGGTCAGCCTCGCTACAGAGGCGACAGCCTTGGTGAGACCTTGATCTGATGCACTCTGCGTGATCTGGTTGAAAGCCAAATTCAGCTCCTCTTGAAAACCTTCCATGAACGCCTTCAAGTTCAAGGACaggccctgcccaccccaggaAGCCAAGACGCCCGAGATCACTTTGTTCTTGTCGGGTAGTGGAAGCTCAGCGTAACACTCCAGAATGGTTTTGATCACTTGACTCTGCCGCTCCCTGCTCTCTCTGTTATCAGCAGACAGGCTAACAGTCACGGTGCTCTCCAGCAATTGCAAGACCAGCTCCGGTTTCTGGAAGAGGGCTCTGTTTTTAACAAGGCAGGCAACCCAGTCCTTAGAACATGCCCAGGCCTTCTCAGAAGCAAAAATGGAGCACATTTCCATGTGGCGGTCCATCCTCTTCTCAATAATTGCCATGGCAACCAAAGCCATGACACTGCTGTCTGAATTCCTGCCTTTCAGCTTTGGATTGATCTTCTTGAGGAAGTCCACAATGATCTGTCCCAGTTCTGTCACCATCTGCTTCTTGTCCTCACTCAGGTCTCCAGACTTGGCAAAGGAGATCAGGTTCTTGCCGAAGGCAGTGAGGCTG
The genomic region above belongs to Chelonoidis abingdonii isolate Lonesome George chromosome 20, CheloAbing_2.0, whole genome shotgun sequence and contains:
- the GEMIN4 gene encoding gem-associated protein 4 isoform X2 encodes the protein MIPRINHTVLFELLKALNAPRLFVQLLLALPTVVRQQELELFVKYVVSETSLVDITFFLDVWWEIMKHKEGEQDKMILMFSTLAHQHLSESPDEPCHPAKRFKGDPFSLQSSPLATGLLMVLIDGLKQLYGSIVLPKMKCFALANLVELLSVFTVIEHESSTLPVKAYLDKITSVVAIWNDDSENRYNGRGLEEKVKEAERSVSLLSVAKLSSEELFVGLSFLCSLLQGWGEELQCMLNNHKEICYESYRLLDSLTAFGKNLISFAKSGDLSEDKKQMVTELGQIIVDFLKKINPKLKGRNSDSSVMALVAMAIIEKRMDRHMEMCSIFASEKAWACSKDWVACLVKNRALFQKPELVLQLLESTVTVSLSADNRESRERQSQVIKTILECYAELPLPDKNKVISGVLASWGGQGLSLNLKAFMEGFQEELNLAFNQITQSASDQGLTKAVASVARLTLLHPEATVKKVCNLAVVNLGTHQFLAQILCSFPALSFQEARDNPNQSGSLLERCLKETVWGRLSSTKEKEQFLEFLAFLMQPSSGHPLLSPAEVTKAFVLPHLKSDFAHVELSLQILSKVLEVQPDSEEQWLKSCYPFPLLLSLCKLLDGYTKYWHRFRDQHCPSLESKDLIATTLSQLCEMVGQKAAPSPEVWIHSLAWLHRKVELLDWTVGLRLKKLFGGHFKNEVPATLFQICKLSEDEWTSRPVPAYGAGSGLLAWMECCCISTALREQMLSLLTVDVDNPEEVNLFSKGFLVALIQVLPWCSHSEWKRLTQVIESLLQRQVLHVPYTLEYVQYMPLLNFKPFAHYLQFSVLFLRGFQLLCSSSCSSWLPAEAWQHVVRLYSNSLTDLLGSVKRDSLSHWHSADDKNPTQEVSFIYIQVFCHVLHVVAMLPDDHPGEPLLVLALEILSQYEMLSASDKSLSSALRKANEKHFLESITDNVSNKELRATLLQKLSKL
- the GEMIN4 gene encoding gem-associated protein 4 isoform X1, whose translation is MELGPLNICEETTILHGGFLLAAKLYHPKALTELAKSDWPLVGQPITDALKEICTSRSSSPSQPNVWKKKAIIIIWAKILFPCPLSSAGPTSVDQRWKEDVFFSAGSMIPRINHTVLFELLKALNAPRLFVQLLLALPTVVRQQELELFVKYVVSETSLVDITFFLDVWWEIMKHKEGEQDKMILMFSTLAHQHLSESPDEPCHPAKRFKGDPFSLQSSPLATGLLMVLIDGLKQLYGSIVLPKMKCFALANLVELLSVFTVIEHESSTLPVKAYLDKITSVVAIWNDDSENRYNGRGLEEKVKEAERSVSLLSVAKLSSEELFVGLSFLCSLLQGWGEELQCMLNNHKEICYESYRLLDSLTAFGKNLISFAKSGDLSEDKKQMVTELGQIIVDFLKKINPKLKGRNSDSSVMALVAMAIIEKRMDRHMEMCSIFASEKAWACSKDWVACLVKNRALFQKPELVLQLLESTVTVSLSADNRESRERQSQVIKTILECYAELPLPDKNKVISGVLASWGGQGLSLNLKAFMEGFQEELNLAFNQITQSASDQGLTKAVASVARLTLLHPEATVKKVCNLAVVNLGTHQFLAQILCSFPALSFQEARDNPNQSGSLLERCLKETVWGRLSSTKEKEQFLEFLAFLMQPSSGHPLLSPAEVTKAFVLPHLKSDFAHVELSLQILSKVLEVQPDSEEQWLKSCYPFPLLLSLCKLLDGYTKYWHRFRDQHCPSLESKDLIATTLSQLCEMVGQKAAPSPEVWIHSLAWLHRKVELLDWTVGLRLKKLFGGHFKNEVPATLFQICKLSEDEWTSRPVPAYGAGSGLLAWMECCCISTALREQMLSLLTVDVDNPEEVNLFSKGFLVALIQVLPWCSHSEWKRLTQVIESLLQRQVLHVPYTLEYVQYMPLLNFKPFAHYLQFSVLFLRGFQLLCSSSCSSWLPAEAWQHVVRLYSNSLTDLLGSVKRDSLSHWHSADDKNPTQEVSFIYIQVFCHVLHVVAMLPDDHPGEPLLVLALEILSQYEMLSASDKSLSSALRKANEKHFLESITDNVSNKELRATLLQKLSKL